The Elusimicrobiota bacterium genome includes a window with the following:
- the folK gene encoding 2-amino-4-hydroxy-6-hydroxymethyldihydropteridine diphosphokinase, whose product MHEIYLSLGSNLGYRDKNIIAAVQALSNTRGISILKQSSVYETSPVGKVLLQPAFLNIVIKISSLHAPQRLLKLCQAIEVRLGRLRSQHWGPRMIDIDILFYDNLQVEDENLIIPHPGAVSRRFVLVPLGEIEPQFVHPITGKDINELLQIPDKTQKVVKYGVENT is encoded by the coding sequence ATGCATGAAATTTATCTAAGCCTGGGGTCAAACCTTGGTTATCGCGATAAAAATATTATTGCCGCAGTACAAGCGTTGAGCAATACCCGCGGGATTTCTATACTAAAACAATCGTCAGTATACGAAACTTCGCCCGTAGGGAAGGTATTGTTACAACCTGCGTTTCTTAATATTGTCATAAAAATATCTTCATTACACGCACCGCAGAGGTTACTGAAGTTATGTCAAGCAATTGAAGTAAGGCTTGGCCGTTTGCGGAGCCAGCATTGGGGCCCAAGGATGATTGATATCGACATTTTGTTTTATGACAACCTACAGGTGGAAGACGAGAACCTTATTATCCCGCACCCCGGCGCGGTATCACGCCGGTTTGTTTTAGTACCCCTTGGGGAAATTGAACCACAGTTTGTTCATCCTATAACAGGGAAGGATATTAATGAGTTATTACAAATACCTGATAAAACACAAAAGGTTGTGAAGTACGGGGTTGAAAATACATGA